The following coding sequences are from one Eucalyptus grandis isolate ANBG69807.140 chromosome 11, ASM1654582v1, whole genome shotgun sequence window:
- the LOC104451809 gene encoding putative transcription factor bHLH107, with protein MYAIGSGATPMDSRPLGPGIPHAGPARPCQEPPTASVNSIDSADPSLSHMMRKLSMTASRSHKEAERRRRQRINAHLSTLRSLLPSTSKMDKASLLAQVVHRVKKLRCQVADVARRDGPACLCPELPGPLPSESDEASLSRCSGEEGLVEATVCCDDRPSLNRDLGQVVRAFGARVVRAEMATLAGRTRCVLRIKWAGRESEFGGLKRALRMVMENRALDCGPDRVAVGDKRTRAYSSIDTGVDDRL; from the exons ATGTATGCCATCGGCTCGGGAGCTACTCCAATGGACTCGAGACCTCTCGGACCCGGCATCCCTCATGCCGGACCGGCTCGGCCCTGTCAAGAGCCCCCTACAGCCTCAGTGAACTCCATCGACAGCGCGGACCCGTCGCTGAGTCACATGATGAGGAAACTGTCGATGACGGCAAGCCGGAGCCACAAGGAAGCGGAGAGGAGGCGCAGGCAGCGAATCAACGCCCACCTCTCCACCCTCCGCTCCCTCCTCCCCTCCACCTCCAAA ATGGACAAGGCGTCCTTGCTTGCCCAGGTGGTCCACCGAGTGAAGAAGCTGAGGTGCCAGGTCGCTGACGTGGCACGCCGAGATGGGCCTGCGTGCTTGTGCCCAGAGCTTCCGGGGCCGCTTCCCAGCGAGTCGGACGAGGCCAGCCTGAGTCGCTGCAGCGGCGAGGAAGGCCTGGTGGAAGCGACGGTGTGCTGCGACGACAGGCCGAGCTTGAACCGGGACTTGGGCCAGGTTGTTCGGGCTTTCGGGGCCAGGGTGGTTCGCGCCGAGATGGCGACGCTGGCCGGGCGCACCCGGTGCGTTTTGCGGATCAAGTGGGCTGGGAGGGAGAGTGAATTTGGTGGGCTGAAACGGGCTTTGAGGATGGTTATGGAGAATCGGGCTTTAGATTGTGGTCCGGACCGAGTGGCGGTAGGGGATAAAAGGACTCGGGCTTATAGTTCGATTGACACCGGGGTTGATGACCGACTGTAA
- the LOC104451807 gene encoding rho GTPase-activating protein REN1 isoform X2 gives MTTRNSEAPQGESGVPPPPPAPAAAAAAAAAAAPGPPLNQPTSRTGNKVFKSGPLFLSSKGIGWTSWKKRWFILTRTSLVFFRSDPSAIPQKGSEVNLTLGGIDLNNSGSVVVKADKKLLTVLFPDGRDGRAFTLKAETLEDLNEWKTALENALAEAPNAALVMGQNGIFRSDQAVAPDGSLEQLKDRQTIKSMVVGRPILLALEEVDGTPSFLEKALRFIEEHGIKTEGILRQAADVDDVEHRIREYEQGSTEFSAEEDAHVIADCIKYVLRELPSSPVPASCCNALLEACRTDRDIRVNAMRTAICETFPEPNRRLLQRILVMMQTVASHKAENRMSSSAVAACMAPLLLRPLLAGDCELENDFDVGGDGSAQLLQAAAAANHAQAIVITLLEEYNKIFGEHALSPDIYSDSQESGSESEEETDDDGSYEDDEHDDLTQDSESESEDDLGHTSSHGSSDEDGKYASRNKTDGDNAQQDKVSGSCTPHSHSPEAVADSNEKEKLSQNSPKTLPSQTKEPLRKINFPGKLTDHGPLSNMKKSTTISGGTVRSVRRPAVWGRTPGKKNLSMESNDCDIIDDVEIQRLEVTKLDLQDRIAEEAKENAVLQADLDKQKKALHQRRQALEQDVARLQEQLQKERDLRQALETGLKVTRVPVSVGANINEKTKADLEDLARAEADVTNLRHKVDDLGVELNKEREKNYHSMQDLGDQQDKSGDDSVKVKNTQGDIKNPESSYLAGRSSTKDSSLDGMHTENESKEESTSSSNKHQPLSQQPDSAYNSKSRYLGQPANSQAADSAAGRPLAPVSSKRSGTRNEGLNSTTSALSKLTTRLNFLKERRTQIANELQNMDKGRGSPPAAEVIEKGRALESQSAEIPGTEPDGSSRPIQDPGDGVGRGNTLLNRNKYKKTNSQDADRGARLEGQPSQDTSRNQESDATSRAGPR, from the exons AGTGCCATACCCCAGAAAGGAAGTGAAGTGAATCTGACCCTTGGTGGTATTGACCTCAACAATTCAGGCAG TGTGGTTGTCAAAGCAGATAAAAAGCTATTAACAGTGCTTTTTCCTGATGGTCGAGATGGACGGGCCTTTACACTTAAG GCTGAAACTTTGGAGGATTTAAATGAGTGGAAGACTGCCCTCGAGAATGCATTGGCTGAAGCACCGAACGCTGCTCTTGTAATGGGACAGAATGGAATCTTTCGAAGTGATCAGGCTGTTGCACCTGATGGCTCTCTGGAACAAT TAAAGGACAGACAGACCATAAAATCAATGGTTGTTGGTCGGCCCATTTTACTAGCACTGGAGGAAGTTGATGGGACTCCCTCATTCTTGGAAAAGGCTCTTAGATTCATAGAAGAGCATG GGATTAAAACAGAAGGGATCTTGCGACAGGCTGCAGATGTCGATGATGTTGAGCACCGAATTCGAGAATATGAGCAGG GGAGTACTGAGTTTTCCGCAGAGGAGGATGCGCATGTTATTGCTGATTGCATCAAG TATGTTCTCCGTGAGTTGCCATCATCTCCAGTTCCTGCATCATGCTGCAATGCACTACTGGAAGCCTGCC GAACTGATCGTGATATACGAGTCAATGCAATGCGGACAGCAATTTGTGAAACATTCCCAGAACCAAATCGGCGCCTATTGCAGAG AATACTTGTGATGATGCAAACTGTAGCTTCTCATAAGGCCGAGAACAGAATGAGTTCTTCAGCTGTGGCAGCTTGTATGGCTCCTTTGCTTCTGCGCCCTCTTCTAGCTGGTGACTGTGagcttgaaaatgattttgatgttgGTGGCGATGGTTCTGCTCAACTTCTCCAAGCAGCTGCTGCAGCAAACCATGCTCAAGCAATTGTCATAACTCTTCTAGAGGAATATAACAAGATATTTGGG GAACATGCTCTATCTCCTGATATATACTCTGACTCACAAGAGAGCGGAAGTGAGAGTGAGGAGGAAACCGATGATGATGGATCCTATGAGGATGATGAACATGATGATTTAACGCAAGACTCTGAATCGGAATCCGAAGATGATCTGGGACATACATCGAGCCATGGCAGCAGTGACGAGGATGGGAAATATGCTTCCAGGAACAAAACTGATGGAGATAATGCTCAACAAGACAAG GTATCTGGTAGTTGTACCCCTCATTCCCATTCTCCAGAAGCAGTTGCTGATTCTAATGAAAAAGAGAAGCTATCACAAAATTCACCTAAGACCTTACCATCCCAAACTAAGGAACCGCTCAGGA AAATAAATTTTCCTGGAAAGTTGACTGATCATGGTCCATTGTCCAATATGAAGAAATCAACAACTATATCCGGTGGGACTGTCCGCAGTGTTAGGCGTCCTGCTGTTTGGGGACGTACTCCT GGAAAAAAGAACCTATCCATGGAATCCAACGACTGTGACATTATTGATGA TGTTGAAATCCAGAGGCTTGAGGTTACAAAGCTTGACTTGCAAGACAGAATTGCAGAAGAG GCCAAGGAGAATGCAGTTCTTCAGGCTGATTTAGACAAACAGAAGAAAGCATTGCACCAGCGTCGTCAGGCTCTCGAGCAAGAT GTGGCAAGACTGCAGGAACAGTTACAGAAGGAAAGAGATCTGAGACAAGCCTTGGAAACAGGGCTTAAAGTAACTAGGGTGCCTGTTTCTGTTGGAGCGAATATCAACGAAAAG ACAAAGGCAGATCTTGAAGATTTAGCTCGGGCAGAGGCAGATGTCACGAATTTGAGGCATAAGGTTGATGATCTTGGAGTAGAGCTTAACAAAGAACGTGAAAAGAACTATCATTCAATGCAAGATTTAGGCGATCAACAAGATAAAAGTGGAGATGACAGTGTGAAAGT GAAGAATACACAGGGTGACATTAAGAATCCAGAGAGTTCATATCTTGCTGGAAGGTCATCTACAAAG GACTCGAGTTTGGATGGCATGCATACTGAGAATGAGAGTAAGGAAGAATCAACATCTTCATCAAATAAACATCAACCATTAAGTCAGCAGCCGGATTCCGCATATAACAGCAAATCCAGGTACTTGGGCCAGCCAGCCAATTCTCAAGCTGCAGATTCAGCAGCAGGAAGGCCTCTTGCTCCAGTGTCATCAAAGAGGTCTGGTACAAGGAACGAG GGGCTGAACTCGACAACTTCCGCATTGTCAAAGTTGACTACTCGACTGAACTTCTTAAAAGAGCGGCGTACTCAAATTGCCAATGAGCTCCAGAACATGGACAAAGGTCGAGGCTCCCCTCCAGCTGCTGAGGTTATAGAAAAGGGTAGAGCATTGGAATCTCAATCTGCGGAGATTCCTGGTACAGAACCAGATGGTTCTTCTAGACCAATCCAGGACCCGGGAGACGGGGTGGGAAGAGGAAATACTTTGCTGAATCGCAATAAATACAAGAAAACAAATAGTCAGGATGCTGATAGAGGAGCAAGATTAGAAGGCCAGCCATCGCAAGACACAAGCAGAAATCAGGAATCAGATGCCACTTCAAGGGCAGGTCCTAGATGA
- the LOC104449171 gene encoding ubiquitin carboxyl-terminal hydrolase 17: protein MLAAGDLGFSSLVLVVCLAFPLLLGLLLRRRWTLAAAKSEEIRRLLLVLASEEAARAEIEASASYYAGAAPSPHPPPPPPPAPVPQGYYCAVCYCPTTTRCSQCKAVRYCSGKCQIIHWRQGHKEECRPVEAGSHFDGKDNRSGEDTYHGETLESKAKQCAKPNVSFSDECVRAQSSCSEKFRAKGDKISIELHDVNCSSESSDASAGFSSSTTNSDSSDDTSVCESINSDDSVRLEEPLSSDIAHKIPGTGGIKIKEQAEPLSPKFASLVDSIEGFRSSSKLPKSKSGFIDDQVQCKSSSHSHSGCTGLHTDSMAKPSRHPSGFWNTLNHPRNDVCDDSSHSSISKIGACGKPDSGSTLGFSFNLSNDTVRPLDQQDFEISAKKSESRSSLSETPNADGSSAPKSLSTKSEGPNHAADEGCSDSHVSKLSAGEPLSSVKANVTPSKTVPSSRVDAHKSKCSEAGCILPSVFDVRGLPRSDLHSTSRAKLERVCDGQAHAAVSSHVAAHLPNTKNGLKNSVWRVLDQFKGSVMSKHQRLGVGSDVPGRCNDKGIFPYELFVTLYTWKGVELHPQGLINCGNSCYANAVLQCLAFTPPLTAYFLQGLHSKACVRKDWCFTCEFESLILRMNEGKSPISPIGIVSQLRNIGRQLGNGKEEDAHEFLRCAIDKMQSDCLVDSGKKVSRSKEEATLIGLTFGGYLRSKIQCTRCNGKSERHERMMDLTVEIGGDIRTLEEALRQFTSTETLDGENKYQCTRCNSYEKARKKLTVLEAPNILTIALKRFQSGKFGKLNKSIRFSEILDLSPYMKGTTSDRSAVYRLYGVIVHLDIMNAAFSGHYVCYVKNMHNKWFKIDDSTVKPAELERVLTKGAYMLLYARCLPRAPRLLKDSMTSADPRNKPMNVKSSGKSATLKSGFANLRNNHHSSACRNDSASAHSFDSDFTPLHRYHREDSSSDVSSLFSSNSDEGSCSTISTRDSPSYDDFTDYIFGESGSGWSSSPWSNPS, encoded by the exons ATGCTTGCAGCTGGGGATCTAGGGTTTTCGAGCCTGGTCCTGGTGGTCTGCCTCGCGTTCCCACTGCTGCTCgggctcctcctccgccgcagATGGACCCTCGCGGCCGCCAAGAGCGAGGAGATCAGGCGCCTCCTCCTCGTTTTGGCTTCCGAGGAGGCCGCGAGGGCCGAGATTGAGGCCTCCGCCAGCTACTACGCCGGGGCCGCTCCGTCGCcgcatcctcctcctcctcctcctcctgctcccgTTCCGCAGGGTTACTACTGCGCCGTTTGCTATTGCCCTACCACGACCCGCTGTTCTCAGTGCAAAGCCGTGAGATACTG TTCTGGCAAGTGCCAAATTATACACTGGCGACAAGGACATAAGGAAGAATGTCGTCCTGTGGAGGCAGGGAGCCATTTTGATGGGAAGGATAATAGGTCAGGAGAGGATACATATCATGGAGAGACATTGGAGAGCAAGGCAAAGCAGTGTGCTAAGCCAAATGTATCATTTAGTGATGAATGCGTAAGGGCTCAATCCAGCTGCTCTGAAAAATTTCGAGCTAAGGGTGATAAGATCTCAATTGAGCTTCATGATGTAAATTGTTCTTCTGAATCTTCTGATGCATCCGCTGGATTTTCCTCCTCCACTACAAATAGCGATTCCTCAGATGATACTTCTGTCTGTGAAAGCATTAATTCAGATGATTCTGTGAGGCTAGAGGAACCTTTATCATCCGATATTGCGCATAAGATACCTGGCACTGGTGGTATCAAGATCAAGGAACAAGCTGAGCCACTTTCTCCTAAATTTGCTAGTTTGGTTGATTCTATTGAGGGTTTCAGAAGTTCAAGTAAATTACCCAAAAGTAAGAGCGGTTTTATTGATGATCAAGTCCAGTGCAAGTCAAGCAGTCATTCACATTCGGGCTGTACTGGCTTGCACACAGATTCAATGGCTAAGCCATCGAGACACCCTTCTGGCTTCTGGAATACTCTGAACCATCCAAGAAATGATGTTTGCGATGATTCTTCTCATTCCAGTATCAGCAAAATTGGTGCTTGTGGAAAACCTGATTCTGGATCTACTCTTGGGTTTTCTTTCAACTTGTCCAACGATACTGTCCGTCCCCTCGATCAGCAAGATTTTGAGATCTCAGCTAAGAAATCTGAAAGTAGATCTTCTTTATCTGAAACGCCAAATGCAGATGGTTCAAGTGCCCCTAAATCACTGTCCACAAAAAGTGAAGGCCCCAATCATGCTGCTGATGAAGGTTGCAGTGATTCTCATGTGTCGAAATTAAGTGCCGGTGAGCCTTTAAGCTCTGTGAAGGCCAACGTAACTCCCAGCAAGACAGTGCCTTCTTCAAGAGTGGATGCTCATAAATCAAAGTGCAGTGAAGCTGGGTGCATATTGCCTTCTGTTTTTGATGTTCGTGGACTTCCCAGGTCTGATTTGCATTCAACTTCACGTGCCAAATTGGAGAGAGTTTGTGACGGCCAAGCACATGCTGCTGTGTCCTCTCATGTTGCAGCTCATCTTCCAAACACTaaaaatggcttgaaaaatTCAGTATGGAGAGTCCTAGATCAATTTAAAGGATCGGTGATGTCAAAGCACCAACGATTAGGAGTTGGGAGTGATGTACCTGGAAGATGCAATGACAAG GGTATTTTTCCATATGAGTTATTTGTCACACTCTATACATGGAAAGGTGTGGAATTGCATCCTCAGGGCCTCATAAACTGTGGGAATAG TTGTTATGCGAACGCTGTGTTGCAGTGCTTGGCGTTTACTCCTCCTCTTACTGCATATTTCCTTCAAGGACTCCACTCTAAAGCAT GTGTTAGAAAAGATTGGTGTTTCACCTGTGAATTTGAGAGTCTAATTTTAAGGATGAATGAAGGGAAGTCTCCTATTTCTCCTATTGGAATTGTATCCCAGCTAAGAAACATTGGAAGGCAGCTTGGAAATGGGAAAGAAGAGGATGCTCATGAATTTTTAAG GTGTGCTATTGATAAGATGCAATCTGATTGTCTTGTGGACTCTGGCAAGAAGGTTTCTAGGTCAAAGGAAGAAGCCACTCTCATTGGCCTCACATTCGGAGGCTATCTTCGTTCAAAG ATTCAATGCACAAGGTGTAATGGAAAGTCAGAGCGACATGAAAGGATGATGGATCTGACCGTTGAGATTGGAGGAGATATTAGAACACTGGAGGAGGCTCTTCGACAGTTCACTAGTACTGAAACACTGGATGGAGAGAACAAGTATCAATGTACCAG GTGTAATTCGTATGAGAAAGCTAGGAAGAAGCTGACAGTACTAGAGGCTCCTAATATCCTTACAATTGCATTGAAGCGATTTCAG TCAGGTAAATTTGGAAAGCTTAACAAGTCCATTCGGTTTTCAGAGATCCTTGATTTGTCCCCATATATGAAGGGGACAACAAGTGACAGATCGGCTGTATATAGGCTTTATGGAGTAATTGTTCATTTGGATATCATGAATGCCGCATTTTCTGGTCACTACGTCTGCTATGTTAAGAATATGCACAATAAGTGGTTCAAGATTGACGACAGCACG GTGAAGCCTGCTGAACTCGAAAGGGTGTTGACGAAGGGAGCCTATATGCTTCTCTATGCCAG GTGTTTGCCACGTGCCCCTAGATTATTGAAAGACAGCATGACATCTGCGGATCCGAGAAACAAACCCATGAATGTCAAGAGCAGCGGGAAAAGTGCCACCCTTAAGTCGGGCTTCGCAAACTTGAGGAACAACCACCATTCTTCTGCATGTAGAAATGATTCAGCCAGTGCCCATTCTTTTGATTCGGACTTCACCCCGCTCCACAGATATCACCGAGAAGACTCTTCAAGCGATGTTTCTTCCCTGTTTAGCAGTAATTCTGATGAGGGTTCTTGTAGTACAATCAGCACCCGAGATTCTCCCAGCTATGATGACTTTACTGACTATATATTCGGTGAGTCTGGTAGTGGTTGGAGCAGTAGTCCTTGGAGTAATCCCTCTTAA
- the LOC104451807 gene encoding rho GTPase-activating protein REN1 isoform X1, with protein MTTRNSEAPQGESGVPPPPPAPAAAAAAAAAAAPGPPLNQPTSRTGNKVFKSGPLFLSSKGIGWTSWKKRWFILTRTSLVFFRSDPSAIPQKGSEVNLTLGGIDLNNSGSVVVKADKKLLTVLFPDGRDGRAFTLKAETLEDLNEWKTALENALAEAPNAALVMGQNGIFRSDQAVAPDGSLEQLKDRQTIKSMVVGRPILLALEEVDGTPSFLEKALRFIEEHGIKTEGILRQAADVDDVEHRIREYEQGSTEFSAEEDAHVIADCIKYVLRELPSSPVPASCCNALLEACRTDRDIRVNAMRTAICETFPEPNRRLLQRILVMMQTVASHKAENRMSSSAVAACMAPLLLRPLLAGDCELENDFDVGGDGSAQLLQAAAAANHAQAIVITLLEEYNKIFGEHALSPDIYSDSQESGSESEEETDDDGSYEDDEHDDLTQDSESESEDDLGHTSSHGSSDEDGKYASRNKTDGDNAQQDKVSGSCTPHSHSPEAVADSNEKEKLSQNSPKTLPSQTKEPLRSEHTDNQLNNHGSSWKDDEFSQAPVDDFAEINFPGKLTDHGPLSNMKKSTTISGGTVRSVRRPAVWGRTPGKKNLSMESNDCDIIDDVEIQRLEVTKLDLQDRIAEEAKENAVLQADLDKQKKALHQRRQALEQDVARLQEQLQKERDLRQALETGLKVTRVPVSVGANINEKTKADLEDLARAEADVTNLRHKVDDLGVELNKEREKNYHSMQDLGDQQDKSGDDSVKVKNTQGDIKNPESSYLAGRSSTKDSSLDGMHTENESKEESTSSSNKHQPLSQQPDSAYNSKSRYLGQPANSQAADSAAGRPLAPVSSKRSGTRNEGLNSTTSALSKLTTRLNFLKERRTQIANELQNMDKGRGSPPAAEVIEKGRALESQSAEIPGTEPDGSSRPIQDPGDGVGRGNTLLNRNKYKKTNSQDADRGARLEGQPSQDTSRNQESDATSRAGPR; from the exons AGTGCCATACCCCAGAAAGGAAGTGAAGTGAATCTGACCCTTGGTGGTATTGACCTCAACAATTCAGGCAG TGTGGTTGTCAAAGCAGATAAAAAGCTATTAACAGTGCTTTTTCCTGATGGTCGAGATGGACGGGCCTTTACACTTAAG GCTGAAACTTTGGAGGATTTAAATGAGTGGAAGACTGCCCTCGAGAATGCATTGGCTGAAGCACCGAACGCTGCTCTTGTAATGGGACAGAATGGAATCTTTCGAAGTGATCAGGCTGTTGCACCTGATGGCTCTCTGGAACAAT TAAAGGACAGACAGACCATAAAATCAATGGTTGTTGGTCGGCCCATTTTACTAGCACTGGAGGAAGTTGATGGGACTCCCTCATTCTTGGAAAAGGCTCTTAGATTCATAGAAGAGCATG GGATTAAAACAGAAGGGATCTTGCGACAGGCTGCAGATGTCGATGATGTTGAGCACCGAATTCGAGAATATGAGCAGG GGAGTACTGAGTTTTCCGCAGAGGAGGATGCGCATGTTATTGCTGATTGCATCAAG TATGTTCTCCGTGAGTTGCCATCATCTCCAGTTCCTGCATCATGCTGCAATGCACTACTGGAAGCCTGCC GAACTGATCGTGATATACGAGTCAATGCAATGCGGACAGCAATTTGTGAAACATTCCCAGAACCAAATCGGCGCCTATTGCAGAG AATACTTGTGATGATGCAAACTGTAGCTTCTCATAAGGCCGAGAACAGAATGAGTTCTTCAGCTGTGGCAGCTTGTATGGCTCCTTTGCTTCTGCGCCCTCTTCTAGCTGGTGACTGTGagcttgaaaatgattttgatgttgGTGGCGATGGTTCTGCTCAACTTCTCCAAGCAGCTGCTGCAGCAAACCATGCTCAAGCAATTGTCATAACTCTTCTAGAGGAATATAACAAGATATTTGGG GAACATGCTCTATCTCCTGATATATACTCTGACTCACAAGAGAGCGGAAGTGAGAGTGAGGAGGAAACCGATGATGATGGATCCTATGAGGATGATGAACATGATGATTTAACGCAAGACTCTGAATCGGAATCCGAAGATGATCTGGGACATACATCGAGCCATGGCAGCAGTGACGAGGATGGGAAATATGCTTCCAGGAACAAAACTGATGGAGATAATGCTCAACAAGACAAG GTATCTGGTAGTTGTACCCCTCATTCCCATTCTCCAGAAGCAGTTGCTGATTCTAATGAAAAAGAGAAGCTATCACAAAATTCACCTAAGACCTTACCATCCCAAACTAAGGAACCGCTCAGGAGTGAGCACACTGATAACCAGCTAAATAATCATGGCTCATCATGGAAAGATGATGAATTTTCTCAAGCACCGGTGGATGATTTTGCAGAAATAAATTTTCCTGGAAAGTTGACTGATCATGGTCCATTGTCCAATATGAAGAAATCAACAACTATATCCGGTGGGACTGTCCGCAGTGTTAGGCGTCCTGCTGTTTGGGGACGTACTCCT GGAAAAAAGAACCTATCCATGGAATCCAACGACTGTGACATTATTGATGA TGTTGAAATCCAGAGGCTTGAGGTTACAAAGCTTGACTTGCAAGACAGAATTGCAGAAGAG GCCAAGGAGAATGCAGTTCTTCAGGCTGATTTAGACAAACAGAAGAAAGCATTGCACCAGCGTCGTCAGGCTCTCGAGCAAGAT GTGGCAAGACTGCAGGAACAGTTACAGAAGGAAAGAGATCTGAGACAAGCCTTGGAAACAGGGCTTAAAGTAACTAGGGTGCCTGTTTCTGTTGGAGCGAATATCAACGAAAAG ACAAAGGCAGATCTTGAAGATTTAGCTCGGGCAGAGGCAGATGTCACGAATTTGAGGCATAAGGTTGATGATCTTGGAGTAGAGCTTAACAAAGAACGTGAAAAGAACTATCATTCAATGCAAGATTTAGGCGATCAACAAGATAAAAGTGGAGATGACAGTGTGAAAGT GAAGAATACACAGGGTGACATTAAGAATCCAGAGAGTTCATATCTTGCTGGAAGGTCATCTACAAAG GACTCGAGTTTGGATGGCATGCATACTGAGAATGAGAGTAAGGAAGAATCAACATCTTCATCAAATAAACATCAACCATTAAGTCAGCAGCCGGATTCCGCATATAACAGCAAATCCAGGTACTTGGGCCAGCCAGCCAATTCTCAAGCTGCAGATTCAGCAGCAGGAAGGCCTCTTGCTCCAGTGTCATCAAAGAGGTCTGGTACAAGGAACGAG GGGCTGAACTCGACAACTTCCGCATTGTCAAAGTTGACTACTCGACTGAACTTCTTAAAAGAGCGGCGTACTCAAATTGCCAATGAGCTCCAGAACATGGACAAAGGTCGAGGCTCCCCTCCAGCTGCTGAGGTTATAGAAAAGGGTAGAGCATTGGAATCTCAATCTGCGGAGATTCCTGGTACAGAACCAGATGGTTCTTCTAGACCAATCCAGGACCCGGGAGACGGGGTGGGAAGAGGAAATACTTTGCTGAATCGCAATAAATACAAGAAAACAAATAGTCAGGATGCTGATAGAGGAGCAAGATTAGAAGGCCAGCCATCGCAAGACACAAGCAGAAATCAGGAATCAGATGCCACTTCAAGGGCAGGTCCTAGATGA